One window of the Shewanella litorisediminis genome contains the following:
- the glyQ gene encoding glycine--tRNA ligase subunit alpha → MTTKYDVKTFQGFILTLQDYWAQQGCAIVQPLDMEVGAGTFHPQTFLRALGPEPMSSAYVQPSRRPTDGRYGENPNRLQHYYQFQVVLKPSPDNIQELYLGSLQALGIDTQIHDIRFVEDNWESPTLGAWGLGWEVWLNGMEVTQFTYFQQVGGIECSPVTGEITYGLERLAMYIQGVDSVYDLVWTDGPMGRITYGDVFHQNEVEQSTYNFEHADVNFLFGMFDQCEKACQHLLSLETPLPLPAYEQVMKASHAFNLLDARHAISVTERQRYILRVRTMAKAVAEAYYKAREALGFPMCK, encoded by the coding sequence ATGACGACGAAATACGACGTAAAGACATTCCAGGGCTTTATTTTGACCCTGCAGGATTACTGGGCTCAGCAAGGCTGTGCCATTGTCCAACCACTGGATATGGAAGTCGGTGCCGGCACCTTCCACCCTCAGACCTTCCTGCGCGCCCTCGGCCCCGAGCCAATGAGCAGCGCCTATGTGCAGCCTTCACGCCGCCCAACCGATGGTCGCTACGGTGAAAACCCAAACCGCTTGCAACACTACTACCAATTCCAAGTCGTATTGAAGCCATCCCCTGACAACATTCAAGAACTCTACCTGGGCTCACTGCAAGCCCTGGGCATCGACACCCAAATCCACGATATTCGCTTCGTGGAAGACAACTGGGAATCGCCAACACTGGGCGCCTGGGGTCTGGGTTGGGAAGTCTGGCTAAACGGCATGGAAGTGACTCAGTTCACCTACTTCCAGCAAGTGGGCGGCATCGAATGCAGCCCAGTGACCGGTGAAATCACCTATGGTCTGGAGCGTCTGGCCATGTACATCCAGGGCGTAGACAGCGTTTACGATCTGGTATGGACCGATGGCCCAATGGGCCGCATCACCTATGGCGATGTGTTTCACCAAAACGAAGTAGAACAATCTACCTATAACTTTGAGCACGCCGATGTGAACTTCCTGTTCGGCATGTTCGACCAATGCGAAAAAGCCTGTCAGCATTTGTTGTCATTGGAAACTCCTCTGCCTCTGCCCGCTTACGAGCAAGTCATGAAGGCCTCACACGCGTTCAACCTGCTGGATGCCCGTCACGCTATCTCTGTGACCGAGCGTCAGCGCTACATTCTGCGTGTGCGCACCATGGCCAAGGCAGTTGCCGAAGCCTACTACAAGGCCCGCGAAGCCCTCGGCTTCCCGATGTGCAAATAA
- a CDS encoding DNA-3-methyladenine glycosylase I produces MADSKVRCAWVGNDSLYQQYHDEVWGRPVYDAKELFAKLCLDGQQAGLSWITILKKQANYEAAFANFEPAIIADFDEVKVEELLQDPGIVRNRAKVNSIIRNARAYLSFVEAGNDFSDFLWGFVGNKPIVNHFGSIAEVPAQTPESEAMSKALKKLGFNFVGPTICYAFMQAVGMVNDHTVDCHCYHKHDL; encoded by the coding sequence ATGGCAGACAGCAAGGTTAGGTGCGCTTGGGTAGGGAACGATAGCCTGTATCAGCAGTACCACGACGAGGTTTGGGGCAGGCCGGTATACGATGCCAAAGAGCTCTTCGCCAAGTTGTGTCTGGACGGGCAACAGGCTGGTCTCTCCTGGATCACTATCTTAAAGAAGCAGGCAAATTATGAAGCGGCCTTTGCCAACTTTGAGCCTGCTATCATAGCTGACTTCGACGAAGTCAAAGTTGAAGAGCTGCTGCAAGATCCTGGAATTGTACGTAACCGTGCCAAGGTCAACTCCATTATCCGTAATGCGCGGGCGTATCTCAGCTTCGTCGAAGCGGGAAATGACTTTTCTGATTTTTTGTGGGGTTTTGTCGGCAACAAGCCAATAGTGAACCACTTCGGCTCTATCGCCGAAGTGCCGGCACAGACCCCTGAGTCAGAGGCCATGTCGAAGGCACTTAAAAAGCTTGGCTTTAACTTTGTTGGCCCCACGATTTGCTACGCCTTTATGCAGGCCGTTGGTATGGTGAATGACCACACGGTTGATTGCCACTGTTATCATAAGCATGACCTGTGA